One Chroococcidiopsis sp. TS-821 genomic window carries:
- the ndhC gene encoding photosynthetic/respiratory NAD(P)H-quinone oxidoreductase subunit C: MFVLSGYEYLLGFLLVCSLVPALALSASKLLRPSGGGPERRTTYESGVEPIGGAWIQFNIRYYMFALVFVIFDVETVFLYPWAVAFHRLGLLAFIEALIFIAILVVALVYAWRKGALEWS; the protein is encoded by the coding sequence GTGTTTGTTCTTAGTGGTTACGAGTACCTTTTAGGCTTCCTGTTAGTCTGTAGTCTAGTGCCTGCACTTGCGCTTTCTGCATCTAAGCTATTACGACCTAGTGGTGGTGGTCCCGAACGACGCACTACCTACGAATCAGGCGTAGAACCTATCGGTGGAGCTTGGATACAATTCAATATTCGCTACTATATGTTTGCCCTCGTCTTTGTGATCTTTGATGTGGAAACAGTCTTTTTGTATCCCTGGGCGGTTGCTTTCCATCGACTAGGGCTTTTGGCGTTTATTGAAGCTCTCATTTTTATTGCAATTCTAGTTGTTGCCCTTGTCTATGCCTGGCGCAAAGGAGCCTTAGAATGGTCATGA
- a CDS encoding NAD(P)H-quinone oxidoreductase subunit J, giving the protein MAEEPEKPEAVESSEASQIVEAGKISRWLTDNGFEHEVMEPDHLGVEIIKVESDYLLPIATALYAYGFNYLQCQCAYDLGPGQDLVSVYHLIKVSDNADRPEEVRLKVFLPRENPKVPSVYWIWKTADWQERESYDMFGIVYEGHPNLKRILMPEDWVGWPLRKDYISPEFYELQDAY; this is encoded by the coding sequence GTGGCTGAAGAACCCGAAAAACCAGAGGCAGTTGAAAGCAGTGAAGCATCGCAAATAGTCGAAGCGGGTAAGATTTCACGATGGTTGACTGACAACGGCTTCGAGCATGAAGTGATGGAGCCCGATCATTTAGGCGTAGAAATTATTAAGGTAGAAAGCGATTATCTTTTACCAATTGCTACGGCATTGTATGCTTACGGGTTTAATTATTTGCAGTGCCAGTGCGCCTATGATTTGGGACCTGGACAAGATTTGGTGAGTGTTTATCACTTAATTAAGGTGAGTGACAATGCTGACCGCCCCGAAGAAGTACGGCTGAAAGTCTTCTTACCAAGAGAAAATCCGAAAGTACCGTCGGTGTACTGGATATGGAAAACTGCTGACTGGCAAGAGCGGGAGTCTTACGATATGTTCGGGATCGTTTACGAAGGACATCCAAATTTAAAGCGTATCCTCATGCCAGAAGACTGGGTAGGTTGGCCGTTAAGAAAAGACTATATTTCACCCGAATTCTACGAACTGCAGGATGCTTACTAG
- a CDS encoding nitrous oxide reductase family maturation protein NosD: MTVSLAIASVPRIATSATLNIKSTSYSIPSGSFFVSPTGSESNTGRSANSPWPVAKALSAAPNGATIVFRGGTYRNLRLPLNKRLTLQAYPNEQPWLKGSIVVEGWVQEGNIWRKDGWNHSFPPNQQPRAIDPKFPMAGHRDMVYINGVALKQVGSKARVAPGTFYVDARNKKLYIGSNPSGKTVEATTQEEGIVVWNSASAGSVIRGLGLAHYANEGIKIGAANVTVENNTLAWNGLNGISVMSGGAKLQGNVISYNGRMGVSGIRAHRLLLENNTISHNNTENFSQSWSAGGAKVIWTDGAVMRGNTVHNNRSIGLWIDESSTNSTVVNNTVRNNSSNGISMEISHKAIIASNVVTGNAPAGIIILNSSSARIYNNTLARNQANLLVQETSRNNTKSNEIAKGITWITRNTVVKNNIFWNSTGTMFFAPGCAVKEPSNLMVPITNNNAHYRTSASRPINFIWGLNGNQCSQSFSSLASFRSATGLEANSLDIVSTSDPFFVNAAADDFRLKSGSPALGRGEPLPADIASAIGVAAGSPVNLGALRF, encoded by the coding sequence GTGACAGTATCATTAGCTATAGCTTCAGTACCGCGTATAGCAACATCTGCTACGCTGAATATTAAAAGCACTAGCTACTCCATTCCTAGTGGATCTTTCTTTGTATCACCTACAGGCAGTGAGAGTAATACAGGAAGGTCAGCAAATTCGCCGTGGCCAGTTGCCAAAGCACTTTCAGCAGCACCAAATGGTGCAACGATTGTCTTCCGTGGCGGCACGTATCGCAATTTAAGACTGCCATTAAACAAGCGCCTGACACTGCAAGCTTACCCGAACGAGCAACCCTGGCTCAAAGGCAGCATCGTCGTCGAGGGTTGGGTGCAAGAAGGCAACATCTGGCGCAAAGACGGTTGGAATCACTCGTTTCCACCCAATCAACAACCGCGAGCAATTGACCCAAAGTTTCCGATGGCCGGTCATCGCGACATGGTTTACATCAATGGCGTTGCCCTCAAGCAAGTAGGTAGCAAAGCCCGAGTTGCGCCTGGAACGTTCTATGTAGATGCACGCAACAAGAAACTGTACATCGGCAGCAACCCCAGTGGCAAAACGGTGGAAGCAACGACACAAGAAGAAGGAATTGTCGTTTGGAATAGCGCGAGCGCAGGTTCAGTCATTCGCGGGCTAGGGTTAGCACATTATGCCAATGAAGGCATCAAGATTGGCGCGGCGAATGTCACTGTGGAAAACAATACCTTGGCGTGGAATGGTCTCAATGGCATATCTGTGATGTCTGGTGGCGCGAAGCTACAAGGCAACGTCATCAGCTACAACGGTCGCATGGGCGTGAGTGGCATCCGCGCACATCGGTTGTTATTGGAGAACAACACAATTAGTCACAACAACACAGAAAACTTCTCGCAATCGTGGAGTGCGGGTGGAGCAAAAGTAATTTGGACTGATGGGGCAGTGATGCGCGGCAACACCGTTCACAATAACAGATCGATTGGTCTGTGGATTGATGAATCCTCCACCAACTCGACGGTTGTGAACAACACGGTGCGCAACAACAGCAGCAATGGTATTTCGATGGAGATATCGCACAAAGCAATCATTGCGTCCAATGTGGTGACAGGCAACGCGCCCGCAGGCATTATCATCCTCAACTCCTCGAGCGCGCGCATCTACAACAACACGCTTGCCCGCAACCAAGCTAATCTTTTAGTTCAAGAAACCTCGCGCAATAATACAAAATCGAACGAAATCGCCAAAGGAATAACTTGGATTACGCGCAACACCGTTGTCAAAAATAACATCTTTTGGAACTCAACTGGTACGATGTTTTTTGCTCCTGGCTGTGCAGTTAAAGAACCATCAAATTTAATGGTTCCAATAACAAACAATAATGCGCACTACCGTACTTCTGCTAGCCGACCTATTAATTTCATTTGGGGACTCAATGGCAATCAATGCTCTCAAAGTTTTAGTTCCTTGGCAAGCTTCCGTTCAGCAACAGGATTAGAAGCAAACAGTCTTGATATTGTTAGTACGAGCGATCCCTTTTTTGTCAATGCTGCAGCCGATGACTTTCGACTGAAATCAGGAAGTCCAGCCCTGGGGCGCGGCGAGCCACTGCCTGCAGATATCGCCAGTGCGATTGGTGTTGCTGCTGGTAGCCCAGTTAACTTAGGAGCGCTCAGATTCTAG
- a CDS encoding NADH dehydrogenase subunit K: MNPTNITNQANDGWDPRKEKILNPIERPTVTQDLSENVILTTVDDLYNWAKLSSLYPLLFGTACCFIEFAALIGSRFDFDRFGLVPRSSPRQADLIITAGTITMKMAPQLVRLYEQMPDPKYVIAMGACTITGGMFSVDSPTAVRGVDKLIPVDVYLPGCPPRPEAIMDAIIKLRKKIANESIQERGQVKQTHRYYSTTHSMKSVAPVLTGKYLLSETRTAAPKELTEAIGMPVPPALQAVEKEEANRG; encoded by the coding sequence ATGAATCCAACTAATATCACGAACCAAGCAAATGATGGATGGGATCCACGAAAAGAGAAGATCCTCAATCCGATCGAGCGCCCTACAGTGACACAAGATCTGTCAGAAAACGTTATTCTGACAACAGTTGATGACCTCTACAACTGGGCAAAGCTATCGAGCTTATATCCATTATTGTTTGGTACTGCTTGCTGCTTTATTGAGTTTGCGGCACTCATCGGCTCAAGATTTGATTTTGACCGTTTTGGCTTAGTTCCTCGTTCGAGTCCGCGACAAGCCGACTTGATTATCACCGCGGGAACGATCACGATGAAAATGGCACCTCAGCTTGTTCGTCTTTACGAGCAGATGCCCGATCCGAAGTATGTAATCGCGATGGGTGCTTGTACGATTACAGGAGGTATGTTTAGTGTTGATTCGCCAACGGCAGTGCGGGGCGTTGATAAACTAATTCCTGTAGACGTTTATCTTCCTGGTTGTCCACCTCGTCCAGAGGCAATTATGGACGCAATTATTAAGTTACGTAAAAAAATCGCCAACGAATCAATTCAAGAGCGGGGTCAAGTCAAGCAAACGCATCGCTACTACAGTACAACGCATAGCATGAAGAGTGTCGCCCCAGTGCTTACAGGTAAGTACTTACTTTCAGAGACTCGCACCGCAGCACCGAAAGAATTAACTGAAGCGATAGGAATGCCTGTACCACCTGCACTTCAAGCAGTAGAAAAGGAGGAAGCAAACCGTGGCTGA
- a CDS encoding nitrous oxide reductase family maturation protein NosD codes for MHSPYNKYFTWLLLAKLSLGFLVSIPLTPSQIAIAATLSIKRTNYGIPNGAFFVSPTGKAGNTGRSANSPWPVAKALSAAPNGATIVFRGGTYRNLRLPLNKRLTLQAYPNEQPWLKGSIVVEGWVREGNIWRKDGWNHSFPPNQQPRAIDPKFPMAGHRDMVYINGVALKQVGSKARVAPGTFYVDARNKKLYIGSNPSGKTVEATTQEEGIVVWNSASAGSVIRGLGLAHYANEGIKIGAANVTVENNTLAWNGLNGISVMSGGAKLQGNVISYNGRMGVSGIRAHRLLLANNTISHNNTENFSQSWSAGGAKIIWTDGAVMRGNTVHNNRSIGLWIDESSTNSTVVNNTVRNNSSNGISMEISHKAIIASNVVTGNAPAGIIILNSSSARIYNNTLARNQANLLVQDTSRRNTKGHEIAKGITWITRNTVVKNNIFWNSTGTMFHAPGCAVKQASRLMVPTTNNNAYYRTNANRPANLVWGLNGSQCSRPFTSLASFRSATGLEANSLDIVNSSDPFFVNAAANDFRLKSGSPALGRGEPLPADIASAIGVAAGRRVNLGALR; via the coding sequence ATGCATAGTCCATACAACAAATATTTTACTTGGCTGTTGCTAGCTAAACTTTCTTTGGGATTTCTAGTTTCAATTCCATTAACACCATCTCAGATAGCAATAGCCGCTACACTCAGCATCAAAAGGACAAATTATGGTATTCCCAATGGGGCGTTTTTTGTGTCACCTACTGGTAAGGCCGGAAATACAGGAAGGTCAGCAAATTCGCCGTGGCCAGTTGCCAAAGCACTTTCAGCAGCACCAAATGGTGCAACGATTGTCTTCCGTGGCGGCACGTATCGCAATTTAAGACTGCCATTAAACAAGCGCCTGACACTGCAAGCTTACCCGAACGAGCAACCCTGGCTCAAAGGCAGCATCGTCGTCGAGGGTTGGGTGCGAGAAGGCAACATCTGGCGCAAAGACGGTTGGAATCACTCGTTTCCACCCAATCAACAACCGCGAGCAATTGACCCAAAGTTTCCGATGGCCGGTCATCGCGACATGGTTTACATCAATGGCGTTGCCCTCAAGCAAGTAGGTAGCAAAGCCCGAGTTGCGCCTGGAACGTTCTATGTAGATGCACGCAACAAGAAACTGTACATCGGCAGCAACCCCAGTGGCAAAACGGTGGAAGCAACGACACAAGAAGAAGGAATTGTCGTTTGGAATAGCGCGAGCGCAGGTTCAGTCATTCGCGGGCTAGGGTTAGCACATTATGCCAATGAAGGCATCAAGATTGGCGCGGCGAATGTCACTGTGGAAAACAATACCTTGGCGTGGAATGGTCTCAATGGCATATCTGTGATGTCTGGTGGCGCGAAGCTACAAGGCAACGTCATCAGCTACAACGGTCGCATGGGCGTGAGTGGCATCCGCGCACATCGCTTATTGCTAGCAAATAACACAATTAGTCACAACAACACAGAAAACTTCTCGCAATCGTGGAGTGCGGGTGGAGCAAAAATAATTTGGACTGATGGGGCAGTGATGCGCGGCAACACCGTTCACAATAACAGGTCAATTGGTCTGTGGATTGATGAATCCTCCACCAACTCGACGGTTGTGAACAACACGGTGCGCAACAACAGCAGCAATGGTATTTCGATGGAGATATCGCACAAAGCAATCATTGCGTCCAATGTGGTGACAGGCAACGCGCCCGCAGGCATTATCATCCTCAACTCCTCGAGCGCGCGCATCTACAACAACACGCTTGCCCGCAACCAAGCTAATCTTTTAGTTCAAGATACTTCACGTAGAAACACTAAAGGTCATGAAATCGCCAAAGGAATAACTTGGATTACGCGCAACACCGTTGTCAAAAATAACATCTTTTGGAACTCAACTGGTACGATGTTTCATGCTCCTGGTTGTGCAGTTAAACAAGCATCAAGGTTGATGGTTCCAACAACAAATAACAATGCTTACTATCGAACGAATGCTAACCGACCAGCAAATCTGGTGTGGGGACTAAATGGCAGTCAATGTTCGCGACCATTTACCTCGCTAGCCAGCTTCCGCTCAGCAACAGGATTAGAAGCAAATAGTTTAGATATAGTCAATTCCAGCGACCCATTTTTTGTCAATGCCGCAGCCAATGACTTTCGACTCAAATCAGGAAGTCCAGCCCTGGGGCGCGGCGAGCCACTGCCTGCAGATATCGCCAGTGCGATTGGTGTTGCTGCGGGGAGAAGGGTTAACCTTGGTGCGTTGCGATAA
- a CDS encoding rubredoxin, translating to MSESVVESQALDRYECRVCGYVYEPTKGDSKEEVPAGTPFTELASSWRCPVCGARTSQFENIGPAGKASGFESNLGYGIGVNKLTPAQKNILIFGGLALCFLLFMSLYGLK from the coding sequence ATGAGCGAATCAGTTGTAGAAAGCCAAGCACTAGATCGCTACGAGTGTCGCGTCTGTGGCTACGTTTATGAACCGACAAAGGGAGATAGCAAAGAAGAAGTTCCTGCTGGCACACCTTTTACAGAACTAGCATCTTCTTGGCGGTGTCCTGTTTGTGGCGCGAGGACTTCTCAATTTGAAAATATAGGTCCAGCTGGAAAAGCCTCTGGCTTTGAATCAAACCTGGGCTATGGTATCGGCGTCAACAAGCTAACCCCAGCCCAAAAAAATATTTTAATTTTTGGCGGTCTGGCTCTTTGTTTTTTGCTGTTTATGAGTCTTTATGGGCTAAAATAA
- a CDS encoding photosynthesis system II assembly factor Ycf48, with the protein MRSLFKVWQQVVVLLAVVLLCVGCSNTPSISNNPWKVITVPTESNLQDIAFSDDNHGWLVGSKATILETTDGGETWQPRTLDLGEQNYLFSSISFAGQEGWIVGEPSLLLHTTDGGKSWEQIPLSEKLPGNPNTIVALGSHAAEMTTDVGAIYRTTDSGKTWKAMVQEAVGVVRNIARAPDGRYLAVSAKGNFYSTWEPGKDAWEGHNRNSSRRVQNMGFAPDGRLWMLARGGQVQFTKADNPDEWEEAQYPEFSTSWGLLDLAYRTPDEIWIAGGSGNLLCSFDGGKTWQKDRDVEGVPSNLYKIVFLTPEKGFIIGQRGILLKYQDSSATA; encoded by the coding sequence ATGCGTTCATTATTCAAAGTTTGGCAACAAGTTGTTGTTTTATTAGCAGTTGTTTTGTTATGTGTTGGGTGCAGTAACACGCCTTCTATCAGCAATAACCCGTGGAAGGTCATTACTGTACCAACAGAATCTAACCTGCAAGATATTGCTTTCAGTGACGACAATCATGGCTGGCTTGTAGGTAGTAAGGCAACAATCTTAGAAACAACTGACGGTGGGGAAACTTGGCAGCCTAGAACCTTGGATTTAGGTGAGCAGAATTATCTTTTTTCTTCAATCAGTTTTGCAGGACAAGAAGGGTGGATCGTAGGAGAACCATCTCTTTTATTACACACTACTGATGGTGGAAAATCCTGGGAACAAATTCCTTTAAGTGAAAAACTTCCTGGAAATCCCAATACAATTGTTGCTCTGGGATCGCACGCAGCTGAAATGACGACGGACGTAGGTGCAATCTATCGCACAACCGACAGCGGTAAAACTTGGAAAGCAATGGTGCAAGAAGCTGTTGGCGTCGTCCGTAATATTGCCCGCGCTCCAGATGGTAGGTATTTAGCGGTTTCTGCCAAAGGCAACTTTTATTCGACTTGGGAACCAGGTAAAGACGCTTGGGAAGGACATAACCGCAATAGTTCGCGCCGCGTACAAAATATGGGTTTTGCTCCTGATGGGCGTTTGTGGATGCTAGCGCGCGGCGGTCAAGTACAATTTACTAAAGCCGATAACCCTGACGAATGGGAAGAAGCTCAGTATCCTGAATTTTCTACAAGTTGGGGGTTGCTTGATTTAGCGTATCGGACTCCAGATGAAATCTGGATAGCAGGAGGCAGTGGTAATTTATTGTGCAGCTTTGATGGCGGTAAAACTTGGCAAAAAGACCGCGATGTAGAAGGAGTTCCCTCTAACCTTTATAAAATAGTTTTTCTGACACCAGAAAAAGGGTTTATTATCGGTCAACGCGGAATTTTACTTAAATATCAAGACTCTAGTGCAACTGCATAA
- a CDS encoding WecB/TagA/CpsF family glycosyltransferase — MRINLCGVKIDRITLDEAVDLIVNHAVLNNEPEYVVTPNAQHILLLQDDSHFSEIYANAFLVVADGVPLVWASQLLGKSLPGRVNGTDLFEQLCKVAAEKGLRVFLLGGRPQAAEHAAKLLQQRHPDLNVVGTYCPPYGFETDQEELVAINAKIRAAAPHLLFVGLGAPKQEYWMYHNYQKIGVPISIGIGGSFELVSGLVPRAPIWMQKTGLEWFFRLLAEPRRLWKRYILGNPHFVWLVFRQWLSQSLSEKTS; from the coding sequence ATGAGAATAAACCTCTGTGGAGTCAAAATAGATAGAATTACGCTGGATGAAGCAGTAGATTTAATTGTAAATCATGCTGTTCTCAATAACGAGCCAGAATATGTAGTTACACCAAATGCCCAACATATTCTCTTATTACAAGATGACTCTCATTTTAGCGAAATTTATGCCAATGCCTTCTTAGTGGTAGCCGATGGAGTGCCACTTGTATGGGCATCGCAGTTATTAGGAAAGTCCCTCCCAGGACGCGTCAACGGTACAGACTTATTTGAGCAACTCTGCAAGGTAGCTGCAGAAAAAGGATTAAGAGTATTTTTGCTGGGTGGTCGCCCTCAAGCTGCAGAACATGCAGCAAAGCTTTTACAACAAAGGCATCCTGACTTAAATGTTGTGGGTACTTATTGTCCGCCGTACGGTTTTGAAACAGACCAAGAAGAGCTTGTAGCGATCAATGCAAAAATTCGAGCAGCAGCACCTCATTTATTATTTGTAGGGCTTGGAGCACCTAAACAAGAGTACTGGATGTATCATAATTATCAAAAAATCGGTGTCCCCATTTCAATCGGTATAGGTGGCAGCTTTGAATTAGTGTCCGGTTTAGTACCTAGAGCACCAATATGGATGCAGAAAACAGGTTTGGAATGGTTTTTCCGCTTACTGGCTGAACCACGTCGTCTCTGGAAGCGTTATATACTCGGAAATCCACATTTTGTCTGGTTAGTCTTCAGACAATGGCTAAGCCAATCACTATCAGAGAAAACATCATAA
- a CDS encoding sulfotransferase, whose product MSMPNFLIIGAQKAGTSSLYYYLKQHPQIYMSPIKEPHFFTYEGEKVNESFSVVNNIEDYQKLFQDAPKSMMKGEASPSYIYAPKAAERIKHYIPEAKLIAILRHPAERAYSNFLHAIRNDQEPLKDFRQALREEETRIRDRSVLLWHYKSKGFYYKQLKRYLDLFDRSQIKICLYEDLNTNPAGVLKDLFEFLAVDSSFEADVSRKYNVSVVPKNPLLGSLIKNFKSVKPIMKNLLPDGVRHYIRSKVFDTPPPISPELRKQLVEEYREDILQMQELLGRDLSGWLK is encoded by the coding sequence ATGTCAATGCCTAATTTCCTGATTATAGGAGCACAGAAAGCTGGAACCTCTTCGCTTTACTACTATCTGAAACAACACCCACAAATATACATGAGTCCCATTAAGGAGCCTCATTTCTTTACATATGAAGGTGAGAAAGTCAATGAATCCTTTTCTGTCGTCAATAATATAGAAGACTACCAAAAACTTTTTCAAGATGCACCCAAATCAATGATGAAGGGAGAAGCATCTCCTTCATACATTTATGCTCCTAAGGCTGCAGAGCGAATTAAACATTATATACCTGAAGCTAAACTTATAGCTATTCTTCGTCATCCAGCAGAAAGAGCATATTCCAACTTTTTGCATGCTATCCGAAATGACCAAGAACCACTTAAAGACTTTAGACAAGCACTTCGAGAAGAAGAAACTCGGATTCGCGATCGCTCTGTTCTTCTATGGCACTATAAATCTAAGGGATTCTACTACAAGCAACTGAAGCGCTACCTCGATCTATTCGATCGCTCTCAGATTAAAATTTGTTTGTATGAGGATTTGAATACCAATCCTGCAGGTGTACTTAAAGATCTGTTTGAATTTTTAGCAGTTGATTCATCCTTTGAAGCAGACGTATCCCGTAAGTATAATGTATCTGTTGTTCCTAAAAATCCACTTCTTGGATCTTTAATAAAGAATTTTAAGTCAGTGAAACCCATAATGAAAAATCTCCTACCAGATGGAGTACGCCACTATATAAGAAGCAAAGTTTTCGATACACCACCCCCGATTTCACCTGAGTTGCGCAAACAGCTCGTAGAAGAATACCGTGAAGATATTCTGCAAATGCAAGAACTACTAGGACGAGATCTTTCAGGTTGGCTAAAATAA
- a CDS encoding right-handed parallel beta-helix repeat-containing protein has translation MNNKFNWQQIKALLFTKSLLTILLAAPSVASANSNISVPDIKTTNYAIPNDAYFVSPNGKDTNTGRTPDSPWSVDKAIASAPSGATIVFRGGVYRDVQANINKQLTLQAYPNEKPWIKGSVIISDWIKEGNIWRKDGWNFSFPTKVTRSAIDPKHPLAGERDMVFINNIGLKQVASKSQVVPGTFYVDSTNNRLYIGNNPAGKIVESTAREFAFMILNNGAGTVIRGLGITHYADQGVYIRRPNVTLENNTLTWNGLHGTLVTHSDAVLKGNVISYNGHQGVSGVYAHRMLLENNVLSHNNIENFNKHWAAAGAKTIWTDGVVWRGNVVENNNSIGLWLDESTTNSTLVNNVVRNNDGNGISMEISHRAIIASNVIHDNAPAGIIVLNSSSARVYNNTLARNHANLLIKETPRNNTKLDEIAQGITWITRNTIVKNNILWNSNGTMFHAPSCELKEASTQMIPVTDYNAYYRSLANQPRNVFVWGLGGNQCSNPFRTLGAFVSATGLESNGLEIVSTNDPFFVNAQLDDFRLKVGSPAIGRGEALPADIAEAIGAVSNRPVDLGALQSQVSATRSVVR, from the coding sequence ATGAATAATAAGTTCAACTGGCAGCAAATCAAAGCTCTTCTATTTACTAAAAGTTTACTAACAATTTTGTTAGCAGCTCCTAGCGTAGCTTCTGCAAATAGTAATATCTCTGTTCCTGACATTAAGACAACGAATTACGCAATTCCAAATGATGCATATTTTGTATCGCCCAATGGAAAAGACACAAACACTGGTAGAACTCCTGATTCGCCATGGTCAGTAGATAAAGCGATCGCCTCAGCACCAAGTGGTGCAACCATTGTTTTCCGTGGTGGCGTGTATCGAGATGTACAAGCAAATATTAATAAACAACTTACTCTACAAGCTTATCCAAATGAAAAGCCTTGGATCAAGGGCAGTGTTATTATTAGTGATTGGATAAAAGAAGGTAATATTTGGCGCAAGGATGGCTGGAACTTTTCTTTTCCCACAAAAGTAACTCGTTCAGCTATCGATCCTAAACACCCGTTAGCCGGTGAACGGGACATGGTTTTCATCAATAATATTGGACTTAAGCAAGTAGCAAGCAAATCGCAGGTCGTTCCTGGAACATTTTATGTAGATAGTACCAATAACAGACTCTATATTGGTAACAATCCTGCTGGTAAAATTGTCGAATCTACAGCAAGAGAGTTCGCTTTTATGATTCTCAACAATGGAGCAGGAACAGTCATAAGAGGACTCGGAATCACGCACTATGCAGATCAAGGAGTTTATATTCGCAGACCAAATGTTACGTTAGAAAACAATACACTTACGTGGAATGGTCTTCACGGTACTTTGGTAACTCATTCTGATGCAGTATTAAAAGGTAACGTCATCAGTTATAACGGACATCAAGGAGTATCTGGTGTCTATGCTCACCGCATGCTTCTAGAAAACAATGTTCTGAGCCACAACAACATTGAAAATTTCAATAAACACTGGGCAGCAGCAGGAGCTAAAACTATCTGGACTGATGGTGTTGTTTGGCGGGGCAACGTTGTAGAAAATAACAACTCTATCGGACTGTGGTTAGATGAATCTACCACAAACTCTACCCTTGTCAATAATGTTGTTCGCAACAATGACGGTAATGGAATTTCGATGGAAATTTCACATCGAGCTATTATTGCCTCAAATGTTATCCATGACAACGCACCTGCTGGTATTATTGTACTCAATTCTTCAAGTGCCAGAGTCTATAACAACACTCTTGCACGTAATCATGCAAACCTCTTAATCAAAGAAACACCACGCAACAATACAAAATTAGACGAGATTGCACAAGGAATTACCTGGATTACGCGGAATACAATTGTCAAGAATAATATCTTGTGGAACTCCAATGGCACGATGTTTCATGCTCCAAGTTGTGAACTAAAAGAGGCATCAACACAAATGATTCCTGTGACTGACTACAACGCTTATTACCGCTCGCTGGCAAATCAACCACGAAATGTTTTTGTCTGGGGATTAGGTGGCAATCAATGCTCCAATCCTTTCAGAACCCTTGGTGCCTTTGTGTCAGCCACAGGCTTGGAGTCTAATGGATTAGAAATTGTTAGTACTAACGATCCATTTTTCGTAAATGCACAACTTGACGATTTTCGTCTAAAAGTAGGGAGCCCTGCAATTGGGCGCGGAGAGGCGCTACCTGCAGATATTGCTGAAGCTATTGGAGCAGTCTCTAATCGACCAGTGGATCTTGGTGCACTACAGTCTCAGGTATCTGCGACTCGCTCAGTAGTTAGGTAA
- the psbE gene encoding cytochrome b559 subunit alpha, with product MSGSTGERPFSDIITSVRYWVIHSITIPALFIAGWLFVSTGLAYDVFGTPRPNEYYPQERQELPIISDRYQAKQEIKQFINTND from the coding sequence ATGTCAGGCTCAACAGGAGAACGTCCGTTTTCGGATATTATTACCAGTGTCCGTTACTGGGTGATTCACAGTATTACTATCCCAGCTTTGTTTATTGCTGGTTGGCTGTTTGTTAGTACAGGTCTAGCGTATGATGTGTTTGGTACACCTCGACCTAATGAGTACTACCCTCAAGAGCGACAAGAATTGCCGATCATTAGCGATCGCTATCAAGCCAAACAAGAGATTAAACAATTTATCAATACTAACGATTAA
- a CDS encoding GNAT family N-acetyltransferase, which yields MEAEYQNFLIRDWQPSDRTPVTQIIRSVLAEYHLDFEPRGADCDVVDVENYYLATGGEFWVIQQDNQLVGTGGYYPVKRGEKAVEIRKMYLLPHVRGLGLGKYLLQQLEKAIAARGFKQIWVETASVLTTAVKLYESYGYQPASGVETPRCDRIYVKQLLRNPND from the coding sequence GTGGAAGCTGAATATCAAAACTTTTTGATTCGCGATTGGCAACCAAGCGATCGCACTCCTGTTACTCAAATTATTCGCTCGGTCCTTGCTGAATATCATCTTGATTTTGAGCCTCGTGGCGCAGATTGCGATGTTGTCGATGTTGAAAACTATTATCTTGCAACTGGCGGCGAGTTTTGGGTAATTCAACAAGACAATCAATTAGTTGGTACGGGCGGATACTACCCTGTGAAGCGTGGTGAAAAAGCAGTAGAAATTCGCAAAATGTATTTGTTGCCTCACGTGCGAGGCTTAGGATTAGGTAAGTACTTGTTGCAACAGTTAGAGAAAGCGATCGCGGCACGTGGTTTTAAACAGATCTGGGTTGAAACGGCAAGCGTTTTAACTACAGCGGTCAAGCTCTATGAAAGTTACGGTTACCAACCTGCTAGCGGAGTAGAAACTCCACGCTGCGATCGCATTTATGTCAAACAGTTGCTTAGAAACCCTAACGACTAG